A window of Micromonospora sp. WMMC415 genomic DNA:
TCGGTAGATGTCGGTGATGCAGGCACGTTGGACGTCTTCCCAGTCCTGTCCGTAGGCCCGCTCGGAGGCCGGGAAGGGGCCTTGGCTTTCCCGAACGACGGTGGCGAAGAACGCGAACAGGTTCCGCTCGCCGAAGCGTCGAGCCATGCAGTCAACGGCCAAGTGGCTGATGCCGTAGAAGGCGGCGACCTGGGTGGCGGTGGCGTTGCGGGGCAGCGGTTCCAGGCCGAGGGTGCGCATCCTCGGGCTTGCGCGCAGGTACTGGCGGGCTGCGGCGATGGTGGGCCCGGCGGTTGCCGGCCTGCCACCTGCCTCGATGTACTCGGCGATGCCTTCAGTGAGCCACTGGTTGACGTCGTAGATCTCGGCGCCGGCACGCGTGGTGCCATGCGAAGTGACGACGTGACCGAACTCGTGGCGCAGCAGCGCGGTCAGGTCGTTGCGGGCGCTGGTTCTGACCACGACTTCGTACTGGTGACTGCTCGCGGAGTAGGCGTAGCCGGCGTAGTTCGCACCGGGGCTGCCGCCGTTCCAGGTCCTCCACTCACGGTCACCCGCGAGGTAGACGATGTAACGCGGCGGGCGCGGCGCGCCCAACAGGGTGCTGTAGCGGTCCGTTGCGGCCGCCGCCCGCTCGGCTGCGGCCACCGCCACCGGCAGGCGCTCCTGTTGGCCGGGGGCGGCGGCGACGATGACCCGGTCCCCGGTGGCGACCGTCAGATCCGCGGACTCCCAGGGCAGGGGACGACCGGCGTGGTGGTCGCCCTTGGGCTGTTTGACGGCGGTGATCAGGTATCCGCCGCTGCTCACGCGCAGTCCGAAGTCCACCACCATGCGGAACCTGGGGGTTGGTCCGTGCAGGTAGCGGGTTTCCTTCGTCGGGGCGGGGCAGGTGGCGTTTGCGAAGCAGTACCACATGTCGATGTGGACGTTGGGGGCTTGTCCGTGGGCGAGGATCGGCGGAATGCTCATGGTGAATTCCGGGTCCCAGCGGGTGACCTGCAGGGCCCGCAGAATGCGGAACAGGTTCCGGTAGTGCTCGACAAGGGCTGCGTTGCCCGGGTCGACCGGCGCCATCCAACCGGCTTCGTCTCCCGCAAGGAGCGCTTGGCCTTGTGCGATGAGCTTCTGCTGGATGATGGCCCAGTCGTCGTTGCTCTGCGCCGGTGAGGGTGACCGGCGATGGCCGCCTGGGGGCGGTGGTGTCCCGCAACCAGCAGCGAGGGTCAGCGTCAACGCCAGCGACACGCCGTACCGTACGGCGCGGCGTGCGGCGCTCCGCCGGCGCTTCCTTCCCTCGGCGCAAGATGTGGCCGTGCACTTACCGTCCGTCCTCCCCATGGGTTTGACCATAATGGAGACAGGCGCCGTCGCTCTGCCCGGTCCATCGATGAAAGGCCGGCCGGTCGGATCGTCGCCGGGGCCCGGAGATGCGGCGTTGGGGTGGTCCATGCCCGCGAGTTGGGGCGTGCGCTGTCGGGCCCACTGGTGGTGTTCCTGCGATTCGCTCTTCTCCGGTCCCCTCATCGCCTCGGAGCGGGCTGCGGAGGCGAGCAGCGGCTTCATGAGGCGCGCAGCGGGTCGGCGCGGCGGCTCGCGTGGTGCCCGTGGGGTGTGCGCCGCGTGGAGGGTGGCCAGTACCGTCGGACAGTGCGTTCGGACCGGCCGATCTTCGCGGCGATCTCGGCCGGATGCATCGACGGGTCGCGCCGGTACCAGTAGGCGACTGCCGCCGACGTGTCGGAGCGTGTCGCGGCGTGCCCGTCGCGGGCGCCGGCCGGCGCCGCTGCGGGTGAGTCCCTGACGTCGTGTTCCCGCTGCTGGTCGCGATGGTCGTCAGGCAGGTCGCGCTTCGCGGGCTCGCTGCGGCGATGGTCGCTGGGTGGCTCTGGCGCGTCGGCGGGCCGTGCGGCGGGGCGTACGCGGGCACCGCGTGCCCCAGAAATGGGGGAAGCGGGTTGCGCGGGTACGGGGGCGGCGACAGCGGGTGGCGACGCGGCGGACGGTTCGGCGACAGGCAGCGGTTCAGTGAGGATGGTGGCCTGATGCTGGGTGGCGGGGGTTAAGCCGGACGTCGGCGTTGCCGCGGTCGGCTGGTCGTGGTCGGCGGGCGCGGCAAGTTGTGGAGCGGTGGCGGTGCCGCGGATGTGTCCGGCGATCTCGACCAGGCTGATGCTGGCGACCACCACCAGGCCGTCGACGGAGATCGGCAGTAGATAGGAGGCGCCGGCGGCGGTTTCGCCGTAGCGGGCGGCGACGCCGGCCATGTGCCAGTAGCTGACCCAGGCGGCGATGCCGGCGATGACGGCGGTCGCCAGCAGTCGCAGGATCGCCAGGGACCTGCGGTGGCTGGGTACCCGGGAGATCAGCTCCACGGTGAGCAGCAGCGCCAACGGCGGCCAGGCGGCGATGACCTGACTGATCAGGTTGGGTCGGGCGTGCAGGACGTTCGCGGCGATCGACGCGGCGACGCCGAGGGTGAGCCCGGCGCGGACCGCCCACCGCAGCCGCCTCAGCCGGGCGGCTTCGGTACGGCTGAGCATGGTCGGGTGGTCGGTGCCGGTGGGACCGGGCAGCGTTGTGGTGGTCATGCCGCGGCTCCGTCGTCGGGCGTGGCCTGCATCTGTGGGCGGTGTCGGGGCCGTTGTGTCTGGGCCACGAGGTCGTCGGCGAGGGTGATGGTGTCGTCGCTGGGTTCGGCGTCGATGTCGCCGAGGGCGCGGGTCAGCGCGCGCCGTAGGGCGCGGATCGGGTCGGCCTGCCCGAGCGCGGCCCGGGCGCGCATGGCCTGTTGGTACAGCTGCTCGGTGTACGGGTTGTGGCGGATCGCCGCGTCCAGGACGGTGAGCTGCTCGGCCGGGTTGCTGGCGAGGGCATCGGCGAGCGCCAGGTACGCGTCGAGGGCCTCTTGGCGGACCGCTTCGCGGTACGGCTCGATCCACTCGTAGTCGGCGCCCTCGGCGAGGTGGCCGCGGTAGAGGTCAACCGCGCGGCGCAGCGCGGCGACCCGTTGCTGCGGGTCGGTGGCCTGGTTGGCGTCACGGATCGCGGCCCGCATGCGCCACAGGTCGACATCCACCGTCTCGGGGTTGAGGGCGTAGCGGCGGTGGGGGTGGGTGAGGTAGCTGCCCGGGCCGCCGGTGCGGCGCATGGCGGCTCGCAGGTCCGACACGTAGGTGTACAGCCGTCCGGGAGCTTTGCTGGCCGGGGCGTCGGGCAGCAGATCGTCGAGGATCGCCTCGACGGTGGCGATACCGTCGTGCACCGCGAGATACACCAGCACCTCCACGGACTTCTTCCGCAGCGGGGGCGGTGTCGCGGGGTCGACGATGCCGGGCGCGCCGAGCACGCTCACTTCCACCCGGCCCGGATGGAGGTCCGCATTGCTGTCGGGTGTGTCGCCGGTGTGCGCGGCGTCAGCGGCGGCATCGGGCTCGGCGCCGTGGCTGTGGTGCTGGCCGGCCGGGGTGTCGATGTCAGCGGCGTCGGTGTCCTTGTCGCGGTGGCTGCGGTCGGCGTTGTCGCCGAGGCCCGACGCGGTCGGGTTGGGCGTGGCAGGCGTGCTGGCCGTCTCGGCCGGTGACAGGTTGGCGGGCTGCGGCGTCACCACTCGTGGTGGCAGTCCGACGGAGGGCCCGGACGCGCTCGGCGCCGACACGACGGAATCGATGTGGGCCGCAGTTGGCGGCTGGCCGGTGTGGGACTCGGCGAGTGTGGTGAGCAGGTCGACGGTCTCGGCGGGGTGCAGGACGGTGAGCCGGCCGATGGCGGCGGGGTGGGAGCCGGAACGGGTACCGCTGTCGGCGGGGGTGGTGGTGCCGTCGTCGGCGACGGTGACGGTGTCGCCGGGCGGCCACGGCCCGAGGAGCACGCCGTGGATGTCCAAGCGGTGGCCTTGGGCGAGCACGGCGGCGACGCGGGCGTGGTCGTGGTGGTCGACGGCGTCGGCGTCAGCGAGCAGCATCACTGGCGGGACGGGTTCGGGGTGCGAGGTGGTGGCGCGTAGGTCGGTGATGGTGTCGGCGTCGTGCTGGTGGAGCAGGCGGGTGCGGTGCATCGCCTGTTCTTCGAGGGCCCGGACGGCGTCGTCGAGGCTGGCGGTGACGGTCAGCCTCGGTGTGCGCGGCACGGTGCCTCCGGCGCCGAGCAGGGTCGCCGCGGTCGCGGACGGTATGACCACCCGGGTGCGGGCGTCGGGGTGGTCTTCGCCGCCGGCGGCGAGGGCGGCAGTGAGGAAGCCGCGGGCGGCGGCGTGCGCGCCGGGCCCGGCAAGGCCCAGCCCGGCCGGCGGGCACACCGTGAGCATTGGGTGTCCGATGGCCGGCGCCAACGGCCGCCCGGCGGCACTATCGGAACCGGCGGCGAAAGTGGGAGCGCCGTCGGAGACACGGCCGGCGGGATCGAGGCCGGGGTCGGTGGGGACGGGCTGGTCGCCGAGGTGCACGGTGTCGTGCTCGTCGTGGCCTGTGGTGTCGCGCGTGTCGGCGGTGCGGCGCAGGCCGCGGCGGATCTGCCCGACCACGCGCGGCATCGGGGCCAGGTCCGGGTCGTCCATGCGGGACGCGGTCGAGGGGCGGCGGGGCGAGTGTCGGCGTTGCCGGTGCGCCCAGACCAGCGCCACGGCCGCGGCGACGGCCAGTGCGAGGCCGACGTCGACCCAGCTTCCGCTGGGCAGGGACACGCCGGGGCGAGACGGCCTTCCGGTGTCGCTGTCCGAGACGTCGGCGGTGGTGGCGGTGGCCGGCGGGGATGCGGTGCCAGGGCCCGCCTGGCTGGCGGTGGGCGCGCCAGCGCCGGAAGGGTGCGGCGTCATGGTGGCTGCTGGTCCGGCACCCGGCGGGGTGGCGGGTGAGGGCGTCGACGGGGGTAACGGCTGCGCGGTGGGAGGCGGGGTGGGCCGGGGCGGCCGTTTCGCCGGTGCGGTGGCGTCGGCGGGCAGGTCGAGAGTCCAGCCGGGGTAGATCAGGTCAGGGTCACGCAGCGTCCCGCCCACGTCGGGGAAGTGGGTGCCGCGGTTGAGGGCGAAGATTTCCGGCCAGCGGTCGTCGTCGCCGAGGCAGCGCTGGGCGATTGCGGACAGGGTGTCCCCGCGGGCGACGGTGTAGGTGGCGGGAGCGTTCTTGGCAGAGGCGGCAGCAGGTTGGGTCGGTGTGCTGGGACCGGCGGGCCGCATCGGCGGGTGGTGTGTGCTGTCGCTGTTGGTGGCGTCGGGTGCGGCGTGGGCGGGTGCGGCGCTGGCAGCGGCGGTGACGGCGGTGGCGCCGAGCATCAGCGCGGCCAGGTGCTGCAGCGGGCCGGGCAAGCGCACCGCCGGTAGCCACCGCAACGCGCGGGCGAGCCGGTGGTATCCGCGCACGGCGGCGGTGGCGACCAGCAGCGCCCAGATCCCGCATGCTCCGGCGTAAGTGAGGGCAAGGATGAACCCGCTGGTCACAGGTTGCTGGATGATGGCTCGCACCGCGTCGGTGGACGGCAGGTCCACGTCCGGCAGTCCGATGTGGTGAACCAGCGTGGCCGGCACAGCGGCGATGAGGATCCCGTAGCCGAGTAGGGCGGCCACCGATGATGCGCGTGATCTCATCGCCTACCTCCCGTCTCCTCCGCCCCGGCATCCGCTGCCGCTCGCGGGTGGCGAATCGACGGTATGGGCGGGCGACGTCGGTGGCGGCGGTCAGCGGGCTGACAGCACCTCACACCACCTCACGTGACCTCACAACCCGAGGTCAGCGCCCTGTGGCTCACACACTGCGGCGGTAGGCGGCGGCGTGCTGCTCCGGCGGACGGGTAGTGCTTCACGGGTTCAGCCGCACCCAGGCAGGCCCAGAAGAGAACTCAGCGATCATGGGGCGCGTTGTGTCGGGTTGGGGACCTGGGCCAGCGCCGAAGCGTCTCTGGCCTAGGGATGCCGAGCCACGGACTGCTTCCAGATCACCGAGAAAGATCGAGAGCCACCCGCCCTTCCGGTGGTCGAGCGATCCTGGCGCGAGCGGCACGGCCTCGGTGCGCACCCGCGCCCCGCACGCCGCCGAGGACTTGCGCCGTCATCGCCCCGGAGTACCGGCTGTGAACTTGGCGGCAGCTCTCGCCGAAGCGCAGCGGTCGGCTCAACCTCACGCCCGCCCCACGACTCGTCTCGCCGGAATGACCCCTTTACCAGTTGGGAGGCCTCGCCGCCTTGAGGCCTACTGTCGCGATGCGCGGGCGGCGGCGTCCTGATGGGCGCGGGTCATGGCGTCCACGAACGAGCGCATCTGCGGGACCGCTGCCTCCTGGACCTGCTTCAGTTGCGCCATCATCTCGGACAGGTCCACCGCCGGCACACCATGGCCGCGTTGGGCCTGCTGCTCGTCCAGGGCCGCGTTGACCGCCTCGACGATCGCGGCGGCGACGCGCTCCATCGGCAGCCCTTTCAGCCCCGGATCGAGCGTCAGCGCGGCGAGCCGCCCGTCCGTACCCACCTCGGCCTCGACCCAGCCGTTCGCCGCGCTCGTGCGCACCGGCTCCGCGCCGCCGGTGGCTGCTTCCTGCACCGTGCCCGCGGCGGCGACCACCTGGTCCAGCATCTCAGCGAAACCCTCACTGCTCGGACGCATACCCGCTCCCCCTGTTCGCTCGGCCGCCCTTGAGCGTACGAACATGCCACACGCCCAGCGGACCCACACCCAAGGGCCACAAGGGACTGTGTGCCCGCTCTGCCTTAGCTTGATCTTTAACCTGTGCGCTGTTTACGTGCGGTGATGCTCAGGTCACGCTTGACGGTTTTACCGACGTCGTGGCGGGGTGCTGGTCTACGGTTTCGTGATCCGTACGGGCGTCCAGGACCTGGTCTGCCGGGTTTCGGCGCACTTGCGGGCAGGGTGGTCTTCGGGCGCAAGTTCCGAAACCCCCGACGGACCCGGGCGGGAGTGAGCCGGTCAGGTGCCGTTGGCCGCTCCCACGGTCGACGCAGGTCCGCGACGAGGGGTCGCGCGAGGCGTAGCTGAGTGTAGGCGGCGATGATCAGCCAGGTCCACCGGTCAGCGGCTTCGGTGGTGCGGATCTTCGGCCGAGTCCATCCCAGGGTCTGTTTGAACAGTCGAAACGTGTGCTCGAGGTCGAATCTGCGGAGGAAGGCCTGCCACCAGTGGTCGACATCGGCGGTGGTGGCGTTGGTGGCGGAGCACCACAGCCACACCGGTTTGGGGTCACGCTCGCCGGGCAGGTGCTCGACCTGTAGCCGGATCAGGGTGCCGGTGATGATCGGCAGGTCACCGTCGTGGTCGATCCAGCAGGTGCGGCGGGTCAGCCTGGGGTGCAGCTGGTCCCAGCTGTCGGCTTGCGCGGTGCCGTAGCGGCTGGTCGGGGTGAGGGTGGTGTGTTGCGGCGCGGGCCAGGTGGCCGGGTCGTTGCAGGCGAACTCGGCGCCGTGTTTGCGGGGACGGCCGATGGCACCCGGCTGCCTGCTCGGCTTGGGAAACCGGAGGACCCGGTCCGAGCGGATCCGGCCGACCAGGAGCACGGGCAGGTCGGACAGCACCCAGGCCAGCCGGGCGGTGTCGTAGCCGGTGTCACAGACGATCAGGATGTCGGGGTCGCCGGGGCGCCAGTGCCCGGCACGGATCAGCCGGTCGATCAGCTGCCGGAGCTGGTCGGCGGTGACCGCGGTGGCGTCGTCGGCCGGGCCCAGCCGCACCGCGTCGAGTACCTGTGTCCACGACGTGCGGCCTGGTTCCAAGGCGGCGACGAACGAGTACGGCCAGCCGGGGATCATCTGGGCGGAGCCTTTGCCGCGGCCGTAGGTGTGGCAGAACAACCGATCCGGGCTGGTGGCCGCGTCCGGGCGCAGCCAGTTGCTGACGTCAACGGCGAGCATGATCCGCCCGTCCGTGGCGCGGGGCAGCGCCAACCCTGCGAGGGTCACCCGCAGCCGGGCGACATCGATCCCGCCGGCGCCCAAAGCGTCGTACAGGGCGCCGTGACCACGGCGGTGCTCGGCGGCCAACGACAGGTCGACCAGGCTGGTCACCGGCCCTCCCGAGCACAGCAGCGCGTCGGTGAGCTCGAACAACGCGTCCGCCCGACGTGGCAGACACCGGTAGAAGTCCCGACGAAACCCGGCCAACCTCGCTGCTGGATCCTCGGCCGACCCGACCGCCGACGTGTCGGGCGTGGGCGTGTCGGGCAACACGAGGCCACCCAGGTAGTCCAGAATCGTGGCCACGGCCACCACCTGTTCTGTTCTTCGTGTCCTTGCAGGGAACGTGAAGGATCATCAGGTGGTGGCCGGTTTACGTCTCCATGACACGCCGAGTCCACACAGGATCAGCGCCCCACACGGGCGCCGAGGTTAAAGAACAAGCTTAGAGGCCGGCCGATAGAATCCGTGCCGCCACAGTCCGTCACACGATCGGGGGAACGGGTGCCAGGCTTCGACGTGCAACCGGAGGCGATCCTCACCGCCGGCAACAACCTCGCCACCAGCGGCGAAGACTTCCTGGAGCAGTTGGCGGCGTTCGAGGCCGCCACCGCCGCCTACGACGGCGCCTGGGGCGACGACACCATCGGCACCTACATCGGCACCGCCTACACCGCCGTCTCCCAATGGGCACTCGACTGCTGGCACACCGTCGCCGACGAACTGGCCGCCGCCGGCGACGACCTCGTCGGCGTGGCGGAGGCCTACGAACGGGTGGAGGCGGACGCCTTCGCCGCGTTGAACACCCTCGGCGAGAGCCTCGGCTGACCGGCATGGGACTGCAGCTACCAGGCGAACTGGTGTCCATCCTGGGCATGCTCGGCTACGACTGGCCCACCTCCGACGAGGAGAGGTTGTTCCAGCTCGGGCAGCTGTGGGTGGAGTTCGCGCCGAAGATG
This region includes:
- a CDS encoding BTAD domain-containing putative transcriptional regulator, yielding MRSRASSVAALLGYGILIAAVPATLVHHIGLPDVDLPSTDAVRAIIQQPVTSGFILALTYAGACGIWALLVATAAVRGYHRLARALRWLPAVRLPGPLQHLAALMLGATAVTAAASAAPAHAAPDATNSDSTHHPPMRPAGPSTPTQPAAASAKNAPATYTVARGDTLSAIAQRCLGDDDRWPEIFALNRGTHFPDVGGTLRDPDLIYPGWTLDLPADATAPAKRPPRPTPPPTAQPLPPSTPSPATPPGAGPAATMTPHPSGAGAPTASQAGPGTASPPATATTADVSDSDTGRPSRPGVSLPSGSWVDVGLALAVAAAVALVWAHRQRRHSPRRPSTASRMDDPDLAPMPRVVGQIRRGLRRTADTRDTTGHDEHDTVHLGDQPVPTDPGLDPAGRVSDGAPTFAAGSDSAAGRPLAPAIGHPMLTVCPPAGLGLAGPGAHAAARGFLTAALAAGGEDHPDARTRVVIPSATAATLLGAGGTVPRTPRLTVTASLDDAVRALEEQAMHRTRLLHQHDADTITDLRATTSHPEPVPPVMLLADADAVDHHDHARVAAVLAQGHRLDIHGVLLGPWPPGDTVTVADDGTTTPADSGTRSGSHPAAIGRLTVLHPAETVDLLTTLAESHTGQPPTAAHIDSVVSAPSASGPSVGLPPRVVTPQPANLSPAETASTPATPNPTASGLGDNADRSHRDKDTDAADIDTPAGQHHSHGAEPDAAADAAHTGDTPDSNADLHPGRVEVSVLGAPGIVDPATPPPLRKKSVEVLVYLAVHDGIATVEAILDDLLPDAPASKAPGRLYTYVSDLRAAMRRTGGPGSYLTHPHRRYALNPETVDVDLWRMRAAIRDANQATDPQQRVAALRRAVDLYRGHLAEGADYEWIEPYREAVRQEALDAYLALADALASNPAEQLTVLDAAIRHNPYTEQLYQQAMRARAALGQADPIRALRRALTRALGDIDAEPSDDTITLADDLVAQTQRPRHRPQMQATPDDGAAA
- a CDS encoding DUF2637 domain-containing protein, which encodes MTTTTLPGPTGTDHPTMLSRTEAARLRRLRWAVRAGLTLGVAASIAANVLHARPNLISQVIAAWPPLALLLTVELISRVPSHRRSLAILRLLATAVIAGIAAWVSYWHMAGVAARYGETAAGASYLLPISVDGLVVVASISLVEIAGHIRGTATAPQLAAPADHDQPTAATPTSGLTPATQHQATILTEPLPVAEPSAASPPAVAAPVPAQPASPISGARGARVRPAARPADAPEPPSDHRRSEPAKRDLPDDHRDQQREHDVRDSPAAAPAGARDGHAATRSDTSAAVAYWYRRDPSMHPAEIAAKIGRSERTVRRYWPPSTRRTPHGHHASRRADPLRAS
- a CDS encoding NF041680 family putative transposase, whose protein sequence is MAGFRRDFYRCLPRRADALFELTDALLCSGGPVTSLVDLSLAAEHRRGHGALYDALGAGGIDVARLRVTLAGLALPRATDGRIMLAVDVSNWLRPDAATSPDRLFCHTYGRGKGSAQMIPGWPYSFVAALEPGRTSWTQVLDAVRLGPADDATAVTADQLRQLIDRLIRAGHWRPGDPDILIVCDTGYDTARLAWVLSDLPVLLVGRIRSDRVLRFPKPSRQPGAIGRPRKHGAEFACNDPATWPAPQHTTLTPTSRYGTAQADSWDQLHPRLTRRTCWIDHDGDLPIITGTLIRLQVEHLPGERDPKPVWLWCSATNATTADVDHWWQAFLRRFDLEHTFRLFKQTLGWTRPKIRTTEAADRWTWLIIAAYTQLRLARPLVADLRRPWERPTAPDRLTPARVRRGFRNLRPKTTLPASAPKPGRPGPGRPYGSRNRRPAPRHDVGKTVKRDLSITARKQRTG
- a CDS encoding PE domain-containing protein yields the protein MPGFDVQPEAILTAGNNLATSGEDFLEQLAAFEAATAAYDGAWGDDTIGTYIGTAYTAVSQWALDCWHTVADELAAAGDDLVGVAEAYERVEADAFAALNTLGESLG
- a CDS encoding YbaB/EbfC family DNA-binding protein, whose product is MLDQVVAAAGTVQEAATGGAEPVRTSAANGWVEAEVGTDGRLAALTLDPGLKGLPMERVAAAIVEAVNAALDEQQAQRGHGVPAVDLSEMMAQLKQVQEAAVPQMRSFVDAMTRAHQDAAARASRQ